A stretch of DNA from Desulfobacterales bacterium:
CCCGGCTGATATGGCGGTAATAGCCAGCCACCTGATCGTCAAAGATAAAACCGAGTCTTTTGAGCTGTTCATCATCGGTGGAGCCGCGCAGGGCATAGATTGTTTTGTTTGAGCGGTTGATCTTCTCCTTGAGATAATTCTCCAGTTCGCGGCCCATCACATCAACCACAATGACCGGGGATCGATCAATTCCAGCGCGTAGATCCGCCCCGCCCGCTGCCAGTTCACCGGCGGTAACCACCTCGATTTCCACGCCGATGTCAAGCCCGGCCACGGCCTGGTTGGCCAGGTAGGAGTTGTTGTCAAGGACCAGGAGGGTCAGATCAACGGCATAGGCCTGCGCCGGCAGGCAGAACAATGAGAGAAGCAGTAGTAAAAAATTCATCAGAACCTGTAGTTGAGTCCGGTGAGCCAGGTGCGCGGATCGCCCTGGTAGCCGGTGCCGTTGACATGGGAGCGGTCGGCAATATTTTTGACCTCGGCAAAGAGGTCGATTTGCTGGAAGCTGTATTCTCCACGGATGTTGGCCAACAGGACTTCCGGCACTGCCGTGCTGTTGTCCGAACGGGTATACTGTTGGGAGGTGTAGACCAGCTGGCCGATGATGGCGAGGTTGTCATGCTGCCAGCTTGCCTCTGCAGTGGCCCGGTGTCGCGGGCTGGCGCTAAGGGTGTTGCCGGTGTCCTCGTTGGTGGCGTCAAGCCAGGTGTAGGACAGGGAGAAATTGACATCAACAAGGGGAGTGGCGGTGAGCTGCAGTTCCGCGCCCCGGCGCACCACCCGGCCGAAATTCTCATATTGCCCCTTGCCGGCGTTGTTCAGCACAAAGCTGATCTTATCGGTGAGCAGGTTATAGAAAAAGGAACCGGACAGGTTGAGGGGCGGCCAACAGGAGAGGGACCAATCAAGGTCGAAATTGTCCGAGGTCTCCATGCCGAGACCGGGGTTGGGGTCCTTGGTGGGAGTCTGGTCGTAGCGTTGATAAAAGGTCGGCGCGTTATTGGCCCGGCTGTAGGAGATGGCCAGTGCCCAGTCCTCCTCCTGCCGGCCCAGTTTCAGCTCCGGGTTCACCGTGGCGGCGAACCCGGAGTAGCTGTTCAGGCGCAGACCAATGGTGCTGGTCAGGGGAATTCGGGAGAGCGTATAGCGGTATTGCCCGAAAAGCGACAGGGAAGACTCCTCTTCCGTGCCAAAGCCACTGCTCCTGGCTTCACCCCAGCGGAAATTGCCGCCATATCGCCATGCGCCAAGGCGGTTTTCCCGGCTGCCGCTGATATCCTGGCCCGCCTCGCGCACCTTCATAAAGGTGTCGATCCCACGGTCCGGGTCGCGGTTTTCCCGGCGCGAATCATTATAAAAGGTGTTGGCGGTCAACCCTCTGAAAGAGGCTGGCACAGAGATGGCGTACATCTTCTTTTTTCTGCGGTAACTGGGGGATGGGAACTCGACCCGGCCCGGCAGGCCATACTCTTCCTCGGTAAAATCCAGGGTCAGGCCAAGGCGGCCCTTGGCAAAACCGTATTCGCCGCGCAAACCGGCCTGTCTCTTCTTCAGGTCATCATTGGTGACAAAGCCGGCCGTGGAGGTATAACCCAGGGTCATCCCGGCGGCCCAGCCGCCCTGTTGCAGATGGATGTTGGTCCGGAGGCGGCGGGTGGCGCCACTGCCCAGCCAGCCCTTGATATTGCCGCCATGCCCCATCTCTTTCCGGGTGGTGATGAGAATGACCCCTGCACTGGCATCATCGCCATATTGCAGGGCCCCCTTGCCGCGGATGATCTCAATGGCGGCGACATTTTCCAGTGACACCAGGTCAAAATGAACGCCGCCATGGGAAGAGACCCGATCATTAATGGGCCGGCCGTCAAGAAACACCTTGACCTTTACCGAGCCGCGGATGGAAACCGAACCGTCCGTGGCATTGATACCTGGTAAACGGTTCAGGAGATCAGCGATCCTGGTGACCTTCATGGCCCGGATCTGCTCGGCGGTAATGATCTCTCCCCTGTCATCGGCCCGGGCGGACCCGGCAAAACCAGGGGCTCCGAGAGCGAAAACAATGAGCAGGGCCGGCAAGAATTTCTTCAAGGTGGATACCTCTGCCTCTGAAAAGGCGTAATTGGTCGCCGGGCATGGCAATTACAAAAAAAACGTAAGCGTTCACCAGCACCCCATCTTCGCACGATCAGGCCGGCTCACATAGCCATACTATGGATTCGCCGGCCTGCTTGCACGAATCCGTGGCACTGGTAAACGCTTACAGGCCGGTGGTTTCCGTAAATCTGTAACCCCCTGGTGAACGGTTACAAAAAACTACGCTGCCACGGACAGCACCAGCTGCGGATTTTTCGCCACTGCCATTAAATTCTTATCAAGGCAGTTCATGATCACCGCGTCAAGCCCGGCCGCGGCCAGCAGGGGCAGCAACCGGCAATGCCAGGCAGAGCGTTCGCCCATGGCAAGGCAGACCGATGAATTGGAGATGGCGACAATGGTTTTCAGTTTCTTTTTACTCAACTCTCCCAGCATTCCGATAGAGTCGAGCAGCACCTCGATATCCGGCAGACCGGCGCCCAGGCCCCATGTTGCCGGATCAGGACGACAGGAGATGACCGGATCGAGATAAAGCTGCTCCAGGTCCAGCCCTGTCTTGTCCGCTGTTTCCAGCACCTGGAGGGCAAGGTGCAGCCGGCCGTTCACATCCATGGGGGTAAGCTCGGAACTGACCAGGAGAACCACCAGGTTCGCCTGGAAGAATTTTGCCGTTTCCATGGCCCGGGAGAGTTCCGCCGGGTCAGCGGTCACCGCATTGATGGTGGCGGTTCCCCGATGGACATCCAGGGCGCGCTGCTGGTCCAGGACATGGCTGGAGAGCAGGAGAGGGACCGCCATGCCCTGCTGGATCGTTTCCACCAGCCAGGGGGTGAGCCGGCCGAGATTCCTGTTCCGGCCGAGATTGATATCAAGTGCGGTTGCCCCGGCATCGACCTGGCGCCCGGCAAGACGAACAAGGGCCTCCTCGTCCCGGCTTTCCACGGCCCGCAGAAAAGCCTGGTTCATAATATGCATGTTTTCGCCGATGATTTCCATGTCATCCTCCGTATTGATTATAATCAATTCTTGCCAAGGTCCCGGCAAGTAAAATGAGCAAGATATTGAATCGTTTCATCTGTCCCCTGACCTCTGACTTCCGTCCTCCGGCTCCGGCACATAGACCATGGAGCCATCCTCCAGGCGATAGGCAGTGCCCAGCCGCCGGCCCTTGCCCTTTGCCTTTTCCTTGGTAACCTTCATCGCCTCGATCTTTTTACCTTTTTTGATAATGATCTCCATGTCGCCGTTGGCCGACTGCTTGGTGATGGTCACCTCGGAGTCCTCTTTGAAGAGATCCTCCAGATGGTAGGCGCCGAACAGGGCCAGCAGCAGGCCGACAATAAAGACCAGCCCCAGGTCAAAGAGGTTGGCCACCCCGGTCAAGGGATCGTTGTCCGACAGGCCGGTGCCGCGGTTCTGGCGGCGCTGCAAATATTTCATCTTTGTCGGTCTCGCAACAACCCGCTCGACGGACGTGATTCGTCTTGTAACTTGTTGATTTTATTGGGTGGCATTTGAAGCCTTTCGGGTTGTTACGAGTTCATCATCTTTGTCTCAACCGCAAATTGGAAATAAGATGTTGGCAAAAAATGTCCGGATAACCAATACCTTCATTTCTGATCTCCGATTTCCAACTCACAGATCAGCTCCATGTTTTTGACGTCTTCCTCCACCCAGCGGCGCTGGATGGTGAAGAAGAAATAGCTGACCAGCCCCAGGGCCATGCCCACCACCGTGGTGGTAAAGGCGATGACCAGATCGCCGGAAAGACGGCTGAGATCGCCCTGGCCCAGGGAGGCCAGGCCGGTGCCCATGGGGATCAGGGTGCCGATCAGGCCGAGGCCCGGGCCGATCCGGATGAGCATCTTCAAGCGGTCAAGGGATTTCCACAGTTGATGTTCGGTCTCCCGCAGCAGGTTCAAGGCGCCAATCCCGGCCCGGTCCCACTCCTTGATCTCAACAAGCCGCTTGCCGAAACGGCGGACCGGGGCCGGGAAATCGCTGAAAGTCCGGTGTTTGAGGGAGTTGATCACATCAACCTGCCGGGGCAGCCGGCTTCGCCCGAGCCATAGCCCGGCAAAACTGCCGCTGTAGATGACCAGCCCCACGGTGAGTATCGATAGCAGCAGCAGCACCGGCAGCAGCAGGGACGAGGCCGCGACATAGATAAATGATTTCAGCAGGGCCATTATGTCCATGACGACCTCCATACGGTTTTTATGAAACCAGCGGCAAAGGCCAGGCCCGCTCCGGCCAGCAGCAGGGGCAGCCGGCTGTCCGCCAGACCGGTGACGCCTGTCCGGCTCAAACGGTAGATCCGTTCAATATCCCCGAACTGCGGCGCCACCGCGATGGTGAGCAGAAAATAAAGGGCGGCCAGCACCATGACCGTGCCCAGACCATGCTCGGCATTGCCCTTGCCGAACAAGGTCAGGCCAAGTCCGCTGCCAAGGCTCACCAGGGTGAAGCCCACGAAAAGCCAGCCAAAGAGCCAGGGGACATCGGGCAGCAATATGTGCAGAAAACCGCCGCTGAACAGGATGACCGAGAAACAGACCGGGCAGGGCAGGATAAGCAGCAGCCAGCCGCGGCTCCCTGCTTCCGACCCGGGACCCTTTTTCAGTAAGGCCACGCCCCAGAGAAGCAGCAGTCCGGCCAGCAGAAAATGGAGGGTCATCCCGTTCTTGAAAAAAAGCATGACCGTATCCAGCCGGGCCAGAAGATCAATCCGGCTGACCAGGAACCAGGCCAGCCAGAAAACGGTTCCGTAACCGGCAAGAAAACCGCAGACAGCCGCAAGCCGCCTGAGCGGCCCTGGTTCCCGCCTGAACAGATAGGAAAGACCGGCCCCGCTCTTAACCGCGAAGATACCCACTGAAAAGGCAAGGCCGAGAATCAGGGACTTCAGTTCCATGGCTAAAACTCGTAACGGTAGCCGGCATAAAGGGCGCGGCCCGGCTTGGGAAAGCCCTTTTTCTCGTAATAATCCTTGTCAAAGAGGTTCTCCATCGTCAGGGTGAGGTGGTGGTGTTCGAGGAACTTGACGCCAACCACCAGGTCCACCACGGTGAAGGAGGGGTACTCCACCTCCGGATAGCCGGCCGCGTTCCAGTCGGTATCCTTCATCGGCCCCTGGCCGCGGCAGTGCAGCTTGCCGTCGAACATGCCGTCATCATAGCGGATGCCGTAGTTGACCGTGTATCTGGCCACATTATGGATGTCCCGCATGCCGCCGCCGGGCTGTTCCTCTTCAGCCTTGAACATATGGGTGGAGTTGACAAAGAATGACAGGGACCGGTCCCAGTCAAGGGGCGTGCCCAGATCAAAAGAAAGTTCGGTTTCCAGGCCGGCCATTTCCGCGCCGAGGCTGTTCTCATAAGTAGTGGTATTGCCGATCGTCACCCTGGTGATCTTGTCGGCAACATCGGTATGGAAATAGGTGAGATCCAGGGAAAGCCCCCATTCGGGCCGGTCGTAGCCCAGCCCGAAGTCATAGGTTGTGGAGTTCTCCGGATCAAGGGCCGGATTGCCCTTGGTAATCATGGTCACCCCGCTGACCACCCGGGTTGCATAGCCGGCGAGTTGGGCCGCGGAGGGCGGTACAAAGGCCTTGCCGATGGTGGTGTGCAGCCGGATTCCCCGGTCAAGGTTGTAGTTCAGCCCGGCCCGGGGGCTGAAGGTGGAAAAACTCTCGGAGTTTGGCGTAAAGTCGGTCTTGTAGGGGGTTGGCCTGGTCTCCACCACAAAGGTATCGTAGCGGCCGCCCAGCGTGGCGGTGAGCCGTTCATCCATTAAACTCCAGATGGTTTCCAGGTAGCCGGCCCGGTTTTCCCGGCCCTCGTCAGGGGACCAGGGGGCCTTTCTGGTGCCGTCCTGGTTATAGCTCCTGCTGACCTTGTCGATATTCTGGTAATCGAACCCGACAATAAAGCGATGGCCGGCCCAGGTGTATTCATCCTTTACCTGGAACCCGATCCAGTCGGTTTCAGAGTCATAACTCCGGTAGGGAGCAACCTGGACCGGGATGAACCAGCCGGTATAGTGCTTATAGGATTCCGAGGTTTCGTTGGTCTTGTAGGCGGTAAGGCTGAGCCGGTTGTCCCGGCCGAACTCGCCCCCCAGGCGCAGGTCCAGGCCGTAACGGTCAATGTCCTTATGCCCTGATTTGGCGTCCCTGTTAAAGATATCGCCGGGGTTTTCAATATCACGGCCCTGGTAGAGGTCGCCGCTTGCATCGAGCCGCCAGGTATCATTCAGATCGGCGCCCAGGCGCAGGGTGCTGTTCTGCGTTTTGTAGCTGGTATTGGCTCGATACTCGCCATTGCCCATCTTGAAGTCACCGGCCTGTTCATGGCGGCCGGCAGAGAAATCAAAATCAAACCATTGGCCCAGGCCGCCGCCCATGGCCGCCTTCTGGAAGTTGGTCGCAAAGGAGCCGAAACCGATCTCAGCCATGCCGGTCAACTCGCCGGTGTTTTTCCTGGTAATGATATTGACCACCCCGCCCATGGCCTCACCGCCGTAAAGCGACGATGCCGGGCCCTTTAATATCTCGATCCGTTCGATATTGTCCGAGAGAATAGTGGCGAGATTGCTGGCCCCGGCCGGGCGGCCGTTGATGAGCGTCAGGGAGTGTTTGGTGATCCCGGAGAACTCCGGCCGGAACCCGCGGATACCGATACCGGCCAGGGTGCCGGGATATTCGATAACGTTGATGGAGCTGTTTTTTTTCAGTTGCTCGGTGATCGTTGCGCCAACGGTCAGCTCCACGGTCCGGCTGTCGATCACCTCGACCTTGGCTGGGATTTTTTTGATATCCTCCTCGCTGCGGGTGGCGGTGACCACCACCTCGGCCAGGGTTGCTTCCGGGACCGCTTTGCCTTGTTCCTGTTCCGCCGGGGCCAGGGCGGGCGCGGCCATGATGAACAGGGCCAGGGCGGCCTGGATTCTCTTTTTCATCTCGCATCTCCTCAAAACTGATATTTCAGGTCCGGAGATGCCTTGACAAGGGCAAAAAAAATCCCCGGACCAATAAAATATTGGTCCGGGGAGTCCCTGATTTTCCCACGAATAACCATAGAGCAGACAGCCCCTTGTCCACGGGGGCAGGCTCTTCTTGTTTCTCAGACAGGTCTTCTGACTCCCGGATCGTCCTCCTTTTGCGTCTTCCCAACCCCGGAGGGGTCAGTGACATGCATGCAAAATTCGTCCCCGGTCACAGCGGCGGGCCCGTCCCGGATTTCCACCGGGTTCCCTATTAAGCTCGGCTAGGAGCATCTGAAAAATACAAAGCAAACCTAACTGAAAAAACAGAGGACGTCAACCGGCCGTTGCAAGGGAGGGTGTTTTTCATACAAACCTTATCTGGCGCCTGCTTGTTTCAGTCTGCGGATGATTTTAGTGTGTTTTTCATCCATGGCCCATGTCAAGGCCGTTCTGCCGGCATTATCTTTCACATTGTAACAGTTCACCAAGGGCGACAACCTCGGGGGATACTCAGCCCGTACGAGTTCACCAGTGCCTTAGATTCGTTCGTTTGGGGCTCCGAATCTATCCTTGGCGGATGTGAGGAGGCCAGGTAAGCGAGCCTGCGAGACTCCGAAACGGGCGAAGATGAGGTGCTGGTGAACTTGTACTTCACATTGACATCAGCGCCCTTGGCCAGCAGCGCCTCCACGATTCCGGCATGTCCCCGGATCGCCGCCCACATCAGGGCGGTTATACCGGTCTCTTTTTCCACTCTGTACTCTATTCTGGCAATGGCCCTCTTTACCTCTCTGCTGTCGCTTGCGCCGGGGGAAAGCTC
This window harbors:
- a CDS encoding dihydropteroate synthase produces the protein MEIIGENMHIMNQAFLRAVESRDEEALVRLAGRQVDAGATALDINLGRNRNLGRLTPWLVETIQQGMAVPLLLSSHVLDQQRALDVHRGTATINAVTADPAELSRAMETAKFFQANLVVLLVSSELTPMDVNGRLHLALQVLETADKTGLDLEQLYLDPVISCRPDPATWGLGAGLPDIEVLLDSIGMLGELSKKKLKTIVAISNSSVCLAMGERSAWHCRLLPLLAAAGLDAVIMNCLDKNLMAVAKNPQLVLSVAA
- a CDS encoding DUF2162 domain-containing protein — translated: MELKSLILGLAFSVGIFAVKSGAGLSYLFRREPGPLRRLAAVCGFLAGYGTVFWLAWFLVSRIDLLARLDTVMLFFKNGMTLHFLLAGLLLLWGVALLKKGPGSEAGSRGWLLLILPCPVCFSVILFSGGFLHILLPDVPWLFGWLFVGFTLVSLGSGLGLTLFGKGNAEHGLGTVMVLAALYFLLTIAVAPQFGDIERIYRLSRTGVTGLADSRLPLLLAGAGLAFAAGFIKTVWRSSWT
- a CDS encoding MotA/TolQ/ExbB proton channel family protein produces the protein MDIMALLKSFIYVAASSLLLPVLLLLSILTVGLVIYSGSFAGLWLGRSRLPRQVDVINSLKHRTFSDFPAPVRRFGKRLVEIKEWDRAGIGALNLLRETEHQLWKSLDRLKMLIRIGPGLGLIGTLIPMGTGLASLGQGDLSRLSGDLVIAFTTTVVGMALGLVSYFFFTIQRRWVEEDVKNMELICELEIGDQK
- a CDS encoding TonB-dependent receptor gives rise to the protein MKKFLPALLIVFALGAPGFAGSARADDRGEIITAEQIRAMKVTRIADLLNRLPGINATDGSVSIRGSVKVKVFLDGRPINDRVSSHGGVHFDLVSLENVAAIEIIRGKGALQYGDDASAGVILITTRKEMGHGGNIKGWLGSGATRRLRTNIHLQQGGWAAGMTLGYTSTAGFVTNDDLKKRQAGLRGEYGFAKGRLGLTLDFTEEEYGLPGRVEFPSPSYRRKKKMYAISVPASFRGLTANTFYNDSRRENRDPDRGIDTFMKVREAGQDISGSRENRLGAWRYGGNFRWGEARSSGFGTEEESSLSLFGQYRYTLSRIPLTSTIGLRLNSYSGFAATVNPELKLGRQEEDWALAISYSRANNAPTFYQRYDQTPTKDPNPGLGMETSDNFDLDWSLSCWPPLNLSGSFFYNLLTDKISFVLNNAGKGQYENFGRVVRRGAELQLTATPLVDVNFSLSYTWLDATNEDTGNTLSASPRHRATAEASWQHDNLAIIGQLVYTSQQYTRSDNSTAVPEVLLANIRGEYSFQQIDLFAEVKNIADRSHVNGTGYQGDPRTWLTGLNYRF
- a CDS encoding TonB-dependent receptor; its protein translation is MKKRIQAALALFIMAAPALAPAEQEQGKAVPEATLAEVVVTATRSEEDIKKIPAKVEVIDSRTVELTVGATITEQLKKNSSINVIEYPGTLAGIGIRGFRPEFSGITKHSLTLINGRPAGASNLATILSDNIERIEILKGPASSLYGGEAMGGVVNIITRKNTGELTGMAEIGFGSFATNFQKAAMGGGLGQWFDFDFSAGRHEQAGDFKMGNGEYRANTSYKTQNSTLRLGADLNDTWRLDASGDLYQGRDIENPGDIFNRDAKSGHKDIDRYGLDLRLGGEFGRDNRLSLTAYKTNETSESYKHYTGWFIPVQVAPYRSYDSETDWIGFQVKDEYTWAGHRFIVGFDYQNIDKVSRSYNQDGTRKAPWSPDEGRENRAGYLETIWSLMDERLTATLGGRYDTFVVETRPTPYKTDFTPNSESFSTFSPRAGLNYNLDRGIRLHTTIGKAFVPPSAAQLAGYATRVVSGVTMITKGNPALDPENSTTYDFGLGYDRPEWGLSLDLTYFHTDVADKITRVTIGNTTTYENSLGAEMAGLETELSFDLGTPLDWDRSLSFFVNSTHMFKAEEEQPGGGMRDIHNVARYTVNYGIRYDDGMFDGKLHCRGQGPMKDTDWNAAGYPEVEYPSFTVVDLVVGVKFLEHHHLTLTMENLFDKDYYEKKGFPKPGRALYAGYRYEF
- a CDS encoding DUF2149 domain-containing protein; translated protein: MKYLQRRQNRGTGLSDNDPLTGVANLFDLGLVFIVGLLLALFGAYHLEDLFKEDSEVTITKQSANGDMEIIIKKGKKIEAMKVTKEKAKGKGRRLGTAYRLEDGSMVYVPEPEDGSQRSGDR